The Corallococcus soli genome segment GTCCCTGGGAGTGCGGCGTGGCTCATGCAGCGTGGGCGGAATTATTCGCGGAAGTCGTAGAGTACAGTTAACACAGCACGTTACAAACTGTCCATGGAAGCGGGGCCATTCCGGGGGGAGCGCCTTGATACATCAGGCCTCTGACAAGGCCTTCCGCGCGGGCGTTATCAGGCAGGGCCTGGATGATCCGCGGACAGCGTGTCGCTGAGCTTCACCGTGACGTCGGGGCGGGCGTGTGGAAGCCGCTCCGCCAGGTACTCGGTGAGCACGCGCTCCATGCGCAGGGACTCGTCCTGGACCAGGCGCTTGAGCTCGGCCAGGTGCGTGAGGCTCTGGAGGACCGCGTCCGTGCCGACGCCGAAGTCGATGAGACACGCGACCTCATCCACGTCCCCGTCGAGCAGCTTGTCCACCATGGGGAGGCAGGACGTCACGGTGCCGATGAGCGCGCCGGAGCGGTAGTAGCGCTCGAAGGCGTACGAGGCCAGGTAGTCCGCCCACTTGGGTTCGTTGATGTCCACCTGGAGGTCCAGGCTCTTCACCATGGTCTGCATCAGCGCCACGTGCGCGCGCAGGTACGCGGTGAGCGGGCCGCGCACGGTGTCCAGCACGTCGTCCACGTCCTGCCCGACGAAGGTGTGCATCATCAGCGTGGCGGTGCGCGCGTCGCGCGCGTGGCCGGCCTTGTCCGCCGCCGCGTGGTAGAGGCCGAGCTTCTCCAGCGCCTCTTCCAGGGGCTGGCCCAGCAGGGACGTGAGGACGTTGTAGCCGCCAGCGCCGGTGCGCTCGAAGAGGGCGGGATCCGTGGCGCACGTCACCCAGGTGGGCAGTTGGGGCTGGAGGGGGCGGGGGAAGATCTTCAACTCCACCTCCTTGCCCACGCCGTCGCGGGCCGTCACGGACTCGCCGCGCCACAGCCGTTCGACCTTCTCCAGGTTCTCCCACATGACGTCGCGCTTGCGGGCGAAGTGCTCCGGGTACAGGGCGAAATCGTTGGGCACCCAGCCGGAGGCGATGGAGATGCCGGCGCGGCCTCCGGAGAGGTTGTCGACGATGGACCACTCCTCCGCGACGCGGAAGGGGCTCTGCAGCGGCAGCACCACGCTGCCCGCGCGCAGGCCGATGTGCTTCGTCATCGTGGCGATGCCCGCGGCGAGCAGCGACGGGTTGGGGTAGATGCCGCCGTGCTCGTGGAAGTGGCGCTCCGGCGTGGAGACGGACGAGAAGCCGTGCGCGTCCCCGAACTTCGCCGCCTCCAGCAGCAGGCGGTACTTGTCCGTGGTGCCGGCGTCCTCGTCCGCGAAGAAGAACAGGCCGAAGTCCAGCTTGCGCGAGCGGCGGCGGGTGGGCACCACGTAGGCGACGAGCTGGTCGCCCTCGACGCGCACGTCCACCTCGCGCACCTCCGGGTGCCAGGCCAGCAGGGCGCGCAGCTCCTCCGGCCCCACGGACGCGCTGGCGGTGGCGGTGCGGCGCGCGGTGCCGCCGTTGGCGTCCAGCACCTCGCCCAGTGAGGACAGCTCGCGGTCCGGTTGCGTGACGAGCACGTCCAGCAGCGCCGCGAGCTGGCCCACCAGGCGGATGACGTCCAGGGGCGCGAAGGCGTTCGCGTCATGGTGCAGCCGCAGCGCCAGCCGCTCTCCGGCCACGGCCTCCACCGTCAGCGGGCAGTGCGGAGACGCGGCGACGTGGCGGAAGGTGCCCAGGCCCTGAGCGCGGGCCAGGGGCTTCAGCGTGTCCTCGTCGGGCGGCTCCCAGGCGAGGACGGCGCTCTGGAAGAGGGCGGCGTCCTCCGGCAGCTTCAGCCACTGGCGGACCTGGGCCTGGGAGACGTGCTCGTGGCGCTGGGCCTCGGACAGCTCGGCCTGGAGGGCGCGCAGCCAGCGCAGGGGCGTGCCCTGGGCGGGGATGGCGAACCGGCGCGGCAGCAGGTGCGCGAAGCGGCCCACGAGCGGCCGGCCCTGGACGAGCGCGGCGGTGCGGCCAGGGACCTGGGCGCCGAACACGACCTCCGCGCTGCCGGTGTGGTGGCGCAGCATCAGCGCCCACGCGGCCTGGAGCAGCGTGCCCAGCCCCAGCTTGTGCTTGCGCAGGAAGGCCTGGACGTTGCCGGACTCCGTCGCGGGCAGCAGCAGTTGTTGCAGGCCCGTGACACCGGGCGCGGCGCTGGTGTCGGAGCGCGTGGGCAGCAGGGTGGGGCGCGGATCCTTCAGCGCCTCGCGCAGGTGGTGCTCCGCGTCCGTCAGGCCCTGGGCTTCCATCCACGCGAGGTACTCGCGGAACGGCCGCGCCTTCTCCAGCGCGGCGTCGGTCTTCTCACGGCCGGCCTGATACAGGCGCAGCAGCTCTTCCAGGCAGAGCCGCGCGGCGCCCGCGTCCAGGGCCGCCGCGTGCCAGGCGAAGACGAGGAAGGAGGACTCCGCGGAGGTGCGCACGATGGACAGCCGCACCAGCGGCGCGGCCGTCAGGCCCATGCCCCGCTTGCGATCCGCCTCCAGCCAGGACTCCAGGCCCTGGGGGGCCTCTGCCCGTTCCAGCGACGGGGAGAGCTTCTCGCGGACCACCTGCATGGGCTCCGGCATCCCCTGGAGGAAGAACGCGGTGCGCAGCGCGGTGTGGCGGCGCACCAGCTCCCGCAGGGCTTCCTCCAGCGCCGCTTCATCCAGGACGCCCCGGGTCGCCGCGACCAGGTGTTCGATGGGCGCTTCCGCCGGGGGCGACGATGGCATCAGCAGCCCCCGCTGGGCGGGGGTGAGCCGGTAGACGTCCTCGACGTTCTTCATGGTGCGCTCGACTCCTCGGCGGTCCGGTCAGCCTGAGACACCGGACACGGTGTGCTTGCGAGGGGGCGAAGTTATTATGGACACCGCCCTCCCGGGAATGACCCGAGGGGCCGTGTCACACATTGTTTCATGGCCCCAGCAGCCGGCCCAGGTGCGCGGCGACGTGCTGGACGTGCTCCGCCCGCAGCAGGCTGTAGTGATTGCCCTGGACCTCCTGGACCTGGGCGTGCGGGACCTGGGCCGTCCAGCCGCGATCCAGCGGATCCGATGCGGGGCGTTCGCTCGCGCGCAGCACGACGAGCGGCCCTTCGATCGGCCCGGGCTCGTAGTGGCGCATCGCCCGAAGGTTGCTCGTGAAGACGTCGAAGAGCGTGCGCATCTGGTCCGCTCCCGTCTCCGGGGCCAGCAGTCCGGCGGACTGGCCCGCGGCGCGCAGCCCTTCGAGGATGGACTCCACGCCGGGTTCGGGCTCGGTGAGGTCCATCGTCCAGGCCTCGCGGTTCACGAGCCCGGCGTAGTCGCTGGCGAAGCGCAGGGCGAGCTCTCGCGGATCCTCCGCGTCCGGTGCCTCCGACCTCGCCTGGACCGGGCTGGGATCAATGAGGGCCAGGACCTCGGTGGTCTCCCCGAGCGCCTGGAGCTGGCGCGCCATCTCGTAGGCCACCAGCGCTCCCATGGACCAGCCTCCCAGGCGGTAGGGGCCCTGGGGTTGGACGGTGCGGATGGCGTCGAGGTAGCTCGCGGCCATCTCCTCGATGCGCTCCAACGGCCGCTGGGCCCCATCCAGCCCCTGCGACTGGAGGCCATAGAAGGGCTGATCCGGTCCCAGGGCCCGCGCCAGCTCCGCGTAGCTCAGGACGTTGCCGCCCACGGGGTGGACGCAGAAGAACGGCCGGCGCGTGCCCTCGCGCCGGATGGGCACGAGCGGTGAGAAGGGCGCGGGCACCTGATGCAGCAGCTCCGCCAGCTGCTCCACCGTGGGCGCCTGGAACAGCGCGGCCAGGGGCAGCTGCCGCTTCAGGCGCTCACGGATGACGGACATGAGGCGCACGGCGAGGAGCGAGTGGCCACCCAGTTCGAAGAAGTGGCTCTTGATCCCGATGGGCTTGATGCCGAGCAGGTCCTCCCAGATGGAGGCCAGCTCCTGCTCCAGGTGACTGCGGGGCGCTTCGTAGCTGCCGGCGAAGAGGGCCGCCTCGGGAGCCGGGAGCGCCTTGCGATCCACCTTGCCGCTGGTGGCGAGGGGGAGGGTGGCCAGCGGGACGTAGACGAAGGGCACCATGTAGTCGGGCAGCCGCTGCTTGAGGAACGCGCGCAGGGCGTTCGGCTCCAGCGCCGCGTCCGACACCACGTAGGCGACGAGGCGTTGGTCGCCCGGGACGTCCTCGCGGACCAGGACGGTGGCGTCCTGGATGTCCGGATGGCTTTGGAGGGCGACCTCGATTTCACCCAGCTCGATGCGGAAGCCGCGCAGCTTCACCTGGAAGTCGATGCGGCCCAGGTACTCCAGGGTGCCGTCCTGCGTCCAACGGGCCTTGTCGCCCGTGCGGTACATGCGCTCGCCGGGCTCGGAGCCGAAGGGGTTCGGGACGAAGCGCTCGGCGGTGAGGTGCGGGCGGCCCAGGTAGCCTCGCGCCAGGCCTGCGCCCGCGATGAAGAGTTCACCGGCCACTCCTACCGGGACGGGGTGCAGGTTCGCGTCCAGCACGTAGGTGCGCGTGTTGGGCAGCGGGCCTCCCAGCGAGGGCTTCGTCCCCGGGCGGATTTCGCAGACGGTGGTCTCGACGGTGCACTCGGTGGGGCCGTAGCAGTTGAAGGTGCGCGTGGTTTCGGACGCGGCCAGCACGTTCCAGGTGGCCTCGTCGATGGCCTCGCCTCCAGGGGCCAGCAGGGTGGGCGCGCCCGCGCCCTCCAGCAGGCCCGCCTGGAGCAGCAGCCGCAGCAGGGACGGCGTGCTGTCCATGGCATCGACCCGGTACTTCCGCTGCCATGCCACCAGGGCCTCCGCGTCCTGACGCGTGGCCTCCGGGACGATGCACATGCAGTGGCCGTCGATGAGGTGGATCAACTGCTGCACGGAGGCGTCGAAGGTCAGCGGTGCGTTGACGCTCAGCCGCATGCCGGCGGGCACCCCCTGGTAGACGGTGCGCCGCAGGGCCCGTTGCAGGTTGAGCATCGCGCCGTACCGGATCATCGCGCCCTTGGGCGTGCCCGTGGAGCCGGACGTGTAGATGACGTACGCGAGGTTCTCCGACGTCGCGATCGGCTCCAGATCGTGCTGGGGCAGCTTGGCCCAGGGGGCGTCCTTCGCATCCACGCGCACCACGGACACGCCCTCCGGCAGCCAGGAGGTGGAGAGGTGTTGCTGCGTGAGGACCACCGTCGCAGCGCAGTCCTGGAGCGCGAACGCGCGGCGCTGATCGGGCCAGGTCGGATCCAGGGGGACGTAGGCTCCGCCGGCTTTGAAGACAGCAAGCAGGGCGATGAGCATGTCCACGGAGCGCTCGAAGCAGAGGACGACGCGGACCTCGGGGCTCACGCCCAGCGTGCGCAGGTGCCAGGCGAGCTGGTTGGCCTGGGCGTTGAGCTGCGCGAAGGAGAGGACCGTGTCCTCGAACTGCACGGCGGGCGCCTGAGGCGTGCGGGCGACCTGCTGCTCGAAGGCGACGGGGAAGGTGAGGTCTTGCGGAAGCTCCTCGCGGGTTTGGTTCCAGGCGTGGAGCAGCGTGTGCCGCTCGTCGGCCGTCAGCATCGGCAGCTCGGCGACCCGCGTGTCGGGCGTGGCCACCGCGGACTCGAGCAACACCTGGAGGTGCTTCACGAGCCTCTGGATCGTCTCTTCCCGGAAGAGGTCGGCGCCGTAGGTGATGGAGCCCCGGAGACCTTCCGGTGACGTGGCGAAGGCGAACGTGAGATCGAACTTCGCGGCGTGGCCCCCTACCTCCACGGGGTGGAGCGACAGTGCCCCCTGCACCGTGGCAGGACTCGACGCGGGCGTGTTCTGCACAACGAGCATCGCCTGGAAGAGCGGCGTGCGGCTCAGGTCCCGTCGCGTTTGCAGCTCCTCGACGAGCTTCTCGAACGGGACGTCCTGATGGGCCTGGGCGCCCAGGGTCGTCTCCTTCGCCCGTGCCAGCAGTTGGCGGAAGGTGGGCGCGTCGTCCAGGCGGGCTCGCAGCGCCAGCGTGTTGACGAAGAAGCCGATGAGGCCTTCCAGCTCCGCGAATCGGCGGCCCGCGATGGGCGTGCCGATGACGACGTCATCCTGGCCGGAGTAGCGCGCGAGCAGGGCCTGCGTGGAGGCCAGCAGGACCATGAAGAGGGTGGCTCCCTCCTGCTGGCCCAGGGACTCCAGCGCTTGGCTCACCGATACGGGCAGGCGGAAGTGGACAGAGCCTCCGCGCATGGACTGCACGGGCGGACGCGGGAAGTCCGTGGGCAGCTCCAGCGTGTGCGGTGCACCCAGGAGCTGCTGCTTCCACCACGCCACCTGGCGCGCCAGCACGTCGCCCTGCAACCACGAGCGCTGCCACACGGCGTAGTCGGCGTACTGGACGGGCAGCTCGGGCAGTGGCGAGGGGCGGCCCTGACGGAAGGCTTCGTAGAGCGCGACGACTTCGCGCACCAGCACCTCGCTGGACCACCCGTCGGAGATGACGTGGTGCAGGTTGAGGAGCAGGACGTGCTGCTGCACGGACAGCCGCAGCAGGCTTGCCCGCAGGAGCGGCCCGCGAGCGAGATCGAACGGCGTTCCTGCTTCTTCCAGCGCCAGGCGCCGGGCTTCGGCTTCCGGGGCCTTGTGCGCGGCCAGGTCGACCACCGGCAGATGGAAGGCCGTCGGCGGATGGATGTGCTGCACCGGCGTGCCGCCTTCTTCATGCAGGGTGGTGCGCAGGGCTTCGTGACGGCTCACCAGCTCCGTGAAGGCCAGCTCCAGCGCGCCCACGTTCAAGGCTCCATCGAGCCGGAGCGCGGACGGGATGTTGTAGGCCGATCCTCCGGGCTGGAGCTGTTCGAGCAACCACAGCCGCTGCTGCGCGAAGGACAGGGGCAGGGAGGCGTTCGTCCTCGGCGTGGCGACGAGGGCGGGCAGGGCCTGGGTGCTGGGGGCCTGCTCCACGCGCAGGGCGAGCTGCTCCAGGGTGGGAGCCTCGAAGAGGGCTCGCAACGGCAGCTCCACTCCGAAGGCGGCGCGGACCCTCGACACCACCTGCGTGGCCAGCAGCGAGTGGCCTCCCAGCTCGAAGAAGTGATCCTGCCGACCGATGCGCTCGATGCGCAGCACCTGGGCCCAGAGTTCAGCGAGCTGCCGCTCCGTGGGTGTGCGCGGGGCGACGTAGCGCTCGCGGTGCAGGGGGCTGGCTTCCGGCGCGGGGAGGGCCTTGCGGTCCACCTTGCCGTTGGCCGTCAGCGGGAGGGTGGCCAACGTGACGAAGGTCGCCGGCACCATGTAGTCGGGCAGCCGCTGCTTGAGGAACGCGCGCAGGGCGTTCGGCTCCAGCGCGACGTTCGGCCCTGGCGCCGCGTTCGGACCCGGGGGCGTGGTCGGACTCGGCGCCGCGCTCGGCACCACATAGGCGACGAGGCGTTGGTCGCCCGGGACGTCTTCGCGGACCAGGACGGTGGCGTCCTGAATGTCCGGATGGCCCTGGAGGGCGACCTCGATTTCACCCAGCTCGATGCGGAAGCCGCGCAGCTTCACCTGGAAGTCGATGCGGCCCAGGTACTCCAGGGTGCCGTCCTGCGTCCAACGGGCCTTGTCGCCCGTGCGGTACATGCGCTCGCCGGGCTCGGTGCCGAAGGGGTTCGGGACGAAGCGCTCGGCGGTGAGGTGCGGGCGGCCCAGGTAGCCTCGCGCCAGGCCCGCGCCCGCGATGAAGAGTTCACCGGCCACGCCGACCGGGACGGGGTGCAGGTTCGCGTCCAGCACGTAGGTGCGCGTGTTGAGCAGCGGTCCGCCCAACGTGGGCTTCGTGCCCTTGCGGAGCGCGAAGGTGGTGGCGTCGACGGTGCACTCGGTGGGGCCGTAGACGTTGAAGCTGCGCGTGGTTTCGGACGCGGCCAGCACGTTCCAGGTGGCCTCGTCGATGGCCTCACCACCGGGGACCAGCAGCGTGGGCGCGCCCGCGCCTTCCAGCAGGCCCGCCTGGAGCAGCAGCCGCAGCAGGGACGGCGTGCAGTCGATGGCCTGGACGTGGTGCCGTCGCTGCCATGCCACCAGGGCTTCCGCATCCTGGCGCGTGGCCTCCGGGACGATGCACAGGCAGCGGCCGTCGAGCAGTTGGACGAGCTGCTGTACGGAGGCGTCGAAGGCCAGCGGCGCGTTGAGGCTGACGCGCGTACCCGTGGACAGCCCCTGGTAGACGGTGCGCCGCAGGGCTGCGTGCAGGTTGAGAACCGCGCCGTGCCGCACCATCACGCCCTTGGGCGTGCCCGTGGAGCCTGAGGTGTAGATGACGTACGCGAGGTCTTCCGACGTCGCGCTCGGCTCCAGGTCGTGCTTGGGGAGCGTGGCCCAGGGGGCGTCCTTCACGTCCACGTGCACCACGGACATGCCCTCCGGCAGCCAGGAGGTGGCGAGGTGTTGCTGCGTGAGGACCACCGTCGCCGCGCAATCCTGGATGGCGAAGGCGCGACGCTGCTCGGGCCATGCCGGGTCCAGCGGGACGTAGGCGCCGCCAGCCTTCAGGACGGACAGGAGGGCGACGAGCATGTCGAGGGAGCGCTCGAAGCAGAGGGCGACGCGGGACTCGGGGCCCACGCCCAGCGTGCGCAGGTGGCGAGCGAGCTGGTTGGCCTGGGCGTTGAGCTGCTCGAAGGAGAGCACCGTGTCCTCGAAGGACACCGCGGGTGCTTGCGGCGTGCGGGCGGCCTGCTGTTCAAAGGCGGCGGAGAACGTGAGGCCTTGCGGCAGCGCTTCGTGGGTTTCGTTCCAGCCGTGGAGCAGTTGCTGGCGCTCGTAGGGCGTCAGCATCGTCAGCTCGGAGAGGCGCAGGTCGGGCTGGGAGGTGATGGCCTCCAGAAGCACCTGGAAGTGCCGGGCCATGCGACTGGCGGTGGCCGGGGTGAGCAGGTCGACGCTGTACTGGAGCGTGCCGAGGAGGCCCTCCGGCGTCTCGTTCACGTCGAGGGAGAGCTCGAACTTGGCCAGGCCCTCCGCGTCGTCCCCGAGCGGGTGCAGGGACAGCGAGGGCAGGGCGAGCGCCTGCACCGGCACGTTCTGCATCGCGAAGAACGCCTGGAAGAGGGCGGAGCGGCTCAGGTCGCGCTGCGGCTGAAGCTCCTCGACGAGCTTCTCGAAGGGGACGTCCTGGTGCTCGAAGGCTCCCAGGGTGGACTCGCGCACCTGGGCGAGCCACTGCCGGAAGGTGCTCGCTCCGTCCACCCGGGCGCGCAGCACCAGCGTGTTGACGAAGAAGCCGATGAGGCCCTCCGTCTCCGCGTGACGGCGTCCCGCGATGGGCGTTCCGACGAGGAGGTCATCCTGGCCGCTGTAGCGCGACAGCAGGAGCTGCCACGCGGAGAGCAGCAACATGAAGGACGTGGCGCCCTCGCGCTGGGCCAGGGATTCGACGGCCCGGCTCAGCTCGGAGGACAGGCGCAGTGGCACCCGGGCGCCCCGGTTGGAGGGGACGGCAGGACGGGGGAAGTCCGTGGGCAGCGCCAACTGCGTGGGGGCTCCCGCGAGCTGCTGCTTCCACCACGCCACCTGGCGCGCGAGCACGTCGCCTGAGAGCCACTGGCGCTGCCACACGGCGTAGTCGGCGTACTGGACGGACAGCTCGGGCAGGGGCGAGGGGCGGCCCTGACGGAAGGCCTCGTAGAGCGCGGCCACTTCGCGCACCAGCACCCCGCTGGACCAGCCGTCGGAGATGACGTGGTGCAGGTTGAGGAGCAGCGCGTGCTGCCGCTCGGACAGCCGCAGGAGGCTTGCTCGCAGGAGCGGTCCGCTGGCGAGATTGAACGGACGCGCTGCATCCGCGTGGGCCAGACGGCGGGCCTCGGCTTCGGGAGCCTCGTGCGCACTCAGGTCGACCACCGGCAACTGGAAGGCCGTCGGCGAATGGATGCGCTGCATGGGCGTGCCGCCCTCATCCACCAGGGTGGTGCGCAGGGCTTCATGACGGCGCACCAGCTCCGTGAAGGCCTGCTCCAAAGCGGCAGCGTCCAGGGTGCCTTCCAGCCGGAGCGCGAAGGGCATGTTGTAGGACGCGTCCCCGGGCTGGAGCTGGGCGAGGAACCAGAGGCGCTGCTGCGCGAAGGACAGCGGCAGGCCCGCGTCCGTCCTCGGCGTGGGCCGTAGGGCGGGCAGCGCGGCCGTGTGTCCCGACTGATCGAGGCGCTGGGCGAGCTGCTCCAGGGTCGGAGCCTCGAAGAGGGCTCTCAGCGGCAGCTCCACGCCGAAGGTGGCGCGGACGCGGGCCACCACCTGCGTGGCCAGCAGCGAGTGGCCCCCCAGCTCGAAGAAGTGGTCCTCGCTGCCCACGCGCTCGACGCGGAGCACTTCGGACCAGAGCGCGGCGAGCTGCCGCTCCGTGGGCGTGCGCGGGGCGACGTAGCGGTCGCGCTGCGTGGCGCTGGCTTCCGGCGCGGGCAGGGCCTTGCGGTCCACCTTGCCGTTGGGCGTGAGGGGGAAGGCGTCCAGCGGCACGTAGACGGCGGGCACCATGTACTCGGGCAGCTTCTGCTGGAGGTGGGCGCGCAGCTCGCTCGGGTGGGCGTTGGCGCCGACGACGTAGGCGACGAGGCGCGGGTCCCCGGTGGGGGAGTCGCGCCGGGCCAGGACGAGGGCCTGCTGGACGGACGGGTGCTGGCGCAGGGTGGCTTCGATTTCACCCAGCTCGATGCGGAAGCCGCGCAGCTTCACCATGAAGTCGGTGCGGCCCAGGTACTCCAACTGTGCATCCGCGCGACGGCGCACGAGGTCGCCGGTGCGGTACATGCGGGCGCCCGGCGTGGGGCTGAAGGGGTCCGGGACGAAGCGCTCGGCCGTCAGCGCCGGACGGTTCAGGTAGCCCCGCGCGAGCCCCGCGCCCGCGAGGAACAGCTCCCCGGGAACACCGGGCGGCTGCAACTGGAGCCGGGCGTCGAGGACGTAGGCGTGGGTCTCCGGCAACGGCCGGCCGATGGTGGGCTCACCGGCACCCGCGGGCACCTCCAGGAACGTGGAGTAGGTGGTGTCCTCGGTGGGGCCGTAGAGGTTGAAGACGCGCTGGACGGAGCCCGTGGCGTGGAGCGCCCGAGCCAGGGTGCCGGGCAGCGGCTCTCCGGCCAGGTTGACGGTGCGGACCGAGGCGGGGATCGCCCCCGCGCGCAGCAGCTCCGCCATGGCGGAGGGCACGGTGTTGACGAGCGTCACCTCATCGCGCGCCGGCAGCGAGGCCAGCGCGAGGACGTTGTCCGCCAGGAGCACGGTGCCGCCACAACACAGCGGCGCGAACAGCTCGAAGACGGACAGGTCGAAGCAGACGGAGGTCGCCGCCAGCGTGCCGGCGAGCTGCGCGGGTGAGAAGACGCGGCAGGCCCAGTCGAGGAAGGCGGACGCGTTCGCGTGGCTCAGCGCCACGCCCTTGGGCGTGCCGGTGGAGCCCGACGTGTAGATGACGTACGCGAGCGCGTCGTTGGGAACCTCCACGCCGGGAGGCGTGCGAGAGCGTGAGGCCAGGGCCTCCTTCTCGGTGTCCAGGCACAGCACGGCCCGCGGAGCGTTGGCGGGGCCCAGCAGGTCCACCTGGGACTGGAGCGTCACCAGCAGCGAAGCCCCCGAGTCCGCGAGCATGCCCTCCAGCCGCTGCCTCGGGTAGGCCGGATCCAGGGGCACGTAGGCGCCGCCCGCCTTGAGGACGGCCAGGAGCGTCACCAGCAAGTCCTCGGTGCGAGGCAGCAGGACGGCGACGCGGACCTCAGGACCTACGCCCCGGGCGCGCAGGGCATGCGCCAACTGGTTGGCGCGCAGGTCGAGCGACGCGTAGCCCAGGCGCTGGTCCCCGACGATGAGGGCGGTGGCTTCGGGGGTGCGGAGCGCCTGTGCTTCGATGCGCTGGTGGAGCGGGGCGCGGCGCAGGGGCGGGGCGTCGGCGTCCCACGCGGTGAGCAGTTGTTCGCGCTCCCCGGTGCTCAGCAGGGGCAGCTCCTGGAGCGGGGCTTCCGGATGGGCCAGTGCGCTTTCCAGCAGCCGCTGGAAGTGGCTGGCGAGCCGGCGGATGCTGTCCTCACGGAAGAGGTCGGTGCTGTACGTGATGGAGCCGGACAGCCCTTCGGGTGAGGCGGAGAAGGCGAAGGTCAGGTCGAACTTCGCGGTGACCTGCTCGACTTCGACGGGCTCGAAGGAGAGCTGGGACGTCTGGGGGGCGCGGTCGGTCGCGTTCTGGACCAGGAGCATCGCCTGGAAGAGAGGCGTGCGGCTCAGGTCGCGCCGAGGGCGCAGCTCCTCGACGAGCTTCTCGAAGGGGACGTCCTGGTGCGAGTGGGCCTCCAGGGTGGTCTCCCGCACCTGCGCCAGGAGCTGCCGGAACGACGCCGCGTCCCCCGGGCGGGCCCGCAGGGCCAGCGTGTTGACGAAGAGGCCGATGAGCCCTTCCAGCTCCGCGAAGCGCCGGCCCGCGATGGGCGTGCCGATGACGACGTCGCCCTGACCGGTGTGGCGTGACAACACCGCGGAGGTCGCCGCCAGCAGTCCCATGAACAGGGTGGCGCCCTCCTGCTGGCTGAAGCCTTCCAACGTCCGCAGCAGCGACGCGGGGAGGCGGAAGTCCACCGGGGCCCCGCGCGTGGATGGGACGGGAGGACGCGCGAAGTCCGTGGACAGCTCCAGGTGCGCCGGTGCATCGGCCAGGTGCTGACGCCACCAGGCGACCTGACGCTCCAGCACGTCACCGTGCAGCCACGAGCGCTGCCACGCGGCATGGTCGGCGTACTGCACCGGCAGCGCGGGCAGGGCCGTGGGCGTGCCGTCGTGGAAGCCCTGGTAGAGCGCGGCCACCTCGCGCACCAGCACGCCGGTGGACTCGCCGTCGGAGATGATGTGGTGCAGCGTCAGCAGCAGCACGTGCTGGGCCTCACCCAGCCGCAGCAGGTGGGCCCGCAGCAGCGGTCCGGTGGCGAGGTCGAAGGGGCGCGCGGCCTCCTCACCTGCGAGGCGTCGTGCTTCGGCTCCCGGATTGGCGGAGCCCGTCAGGTCCGTGTGGTGCAGGTGGAAGGACGCGGGCGGGTGGATGTGCTGTACGGGCACGCCCTCATGCTGCGCGATGGTGGTGCGCAGGGCTTCGTGCCGGTGCACCAGCGCTTCGAAGGCGCGCTCCAGTGCCGTCGCATCCAGGGCGCCGTGGATCCGCAGCGCCACGGGGATGTTGTACGCGGACGAGCCCGGTTGGAGCTGGTCAAGGAACCACATCCGCTGCTGGGCGAAGGAGAGGGGCGGCGGCGCGCCCGTGCGCGGGACGGGCACGAACGGGGGCAGGTCCCTGGCGCGGCCCGCGTGCTCGATGCGCGCGGCGAGCCTCCGCAGCGTGGGCTCCTCGAAGAGGGCGCGCACGGGCAATTCCACGTCGAAGGCCGCGCGGATCCGGGCGATCACCCGCGTGGCCAGCAGGGAGTGGCCGCCCAGGGCGAAGAAGTCATCCCGCGCGCCGACGGTGGGCACGCTCAGCACGTCGGACCAGAGGGCCGCGAGCTTCTGCTCGGTCCCGGGACGGGGGGCTTCGTGGGCGTGCGCCTGGGCTTCGGGCACGGGCAGCGACTTGCGGTCCACCTTGCCGTTGGACGTCAGGGGCAGGGCGTCCAGCATCACGTAGGCGGCGGGCGCCATGGACTCGGGCAGCGTCTGCTGGAGGTGGGCGCGCAGCTCGGCGGCGTCGGGCGCGTGGGTGCTCGGGACGACGTAGGCGACGAGCCGCGCGTTGCCCGGCACGTCCTCGCGCACCAGGACGAGCGCCTGGGCGACGGCGGGGTGCTGGCGCAGCAGGGCTTCGATTTCACCCAACTCGATGCGCAGGCCGCGCAGCTTCACCTGGAAGTCGATGCGGCCCAGGTATTCGAGCGTGCCGTCCTCGCTCCAGCGCGCCTTGTCGCCCGTGCGGTACATGCGCTCGCCGGCAGTGGTG includes the following:
- a CDS encoding MupA/Atu3671 family FMN-dependent luciferase-like monooxygenase, which produces MKNVEDVYRLTPAQRGLLMPSSPPAEAPIEHLVAATRGVLDEAALEEALRELVRRHTALRTAFFLQGMPEPMQVVREKLSPSLERAEAPQGLESWLEADRKRGMGLTAAPLVRLSIVRTSAESSFLVFAWHAAALDAGAARLCLEELLRLYQAGREKTDAALEKARPFREYLAWMEAQGLTDAEHHLREALKDPRPTLLPTRSDTSAAPGVTGLQQLLLPATESGNVQAFLRKHKLGLGTLLQAAWALMLRHHTGSAEVVFGAQVPGRTAALVQGRPLVGRFAHLLPRRFAIPAQGTPLRWLRALQAELSEAQRHEHVSQAQVRQWLKLPEDAALFQSAVLAWEPPDEDTLKPLARAQGLGTFRHVAASPHCPLTVEAVAGERLALRLHHDANAFAPLDVIRLVGQLAALLDVLVTQPDRELSSLGEVLDANGGTARRTATASASVGPEELRALLAWHPEVREVDVRVEGDQLVAYVVPTRRRSRKLDFGLFFFADEDAGTTDKYRLLLEAAKFGDAHGFSSVSTPERHFHEHGGIYPNPSLLAAGIATMTKHIGLRAGSVVLPLQSPFRVAEEWSIVDNLSGGRAGISIASGWVPNDFALYPEHFARKRDVMWENLEKVERLWRGESVTARDGVGKEVELKIFPRPLQPQLPTWVTCATDPALFERTGAGGYNVLTSLLGQPLEEALEKLGLYHAAADKAGHARDARTATLMMHTFVGQDVDDVLDTVRGPLTAYLRAHVALMQTMVKSLDLQVDINEPKWADYLASYAFERYYRSGALIGTVTSCLPMVDKLLDGDVDEVACLIDFGVGTDAVLQSLTHLAELKRLVQDESLRMERVLTEYLAERLPHARPDVTVKLSDTLSADHPGPA